The following are encoded together in the Sphaerodactylus townsendi isolate TG3544 linkage group LG12, MPM_Stown_v2.3, whole genome shotgun sequence genome:
- the LOC125441435 gene encoding interleukin-1 beta-like yields the protein MARVPECQEQIMKFCSMNEEMPFYEEVQPCLTKNASQTLRRCVHCSQVHCACEMDIQVKITKRVPTKGFRKAVVIVVAIEKMKAKPKAFTDEDLLNVLSTVLEPVHFDKCEFTYATDSIYRYTRAISYDIQDIKQKSFVLNEPAQLVAVHLQGANVNHAVKLKMAIYRPKGTVKNNPIALGIKGSNLCLSCMPKEGAEGQPELQLEEADILRHIDKSKLGRFIFNRIDIGDTTRFESAAFPGWFICTSAQSNEAVGMTDQIGQVAIVDYTLTN from the exons CATGAATGAGGAGATGCCGTTCTATGAAGAAGTCCAGCCTTGCTTGACTAAG AATGCCTCCCAAACCCTGAGACGGTGTGTTCACTGCTCCCAAGTTCACTGTGCCTGTGAGATGGACATCCAGGTAAAGATAACCAAGAGGGTCCCAACCAAGGGCTTCCGGAAAGCTGTGGTGATCGTGGTTGCTATTGAGAAGATGAAGGCGAAAcccaaggctttcacagatgaAGATTTGCTGAATGTCCTAAGCACTGTTTTAG AACCTGTGCATTTTGACAAGTGTGAGTTCACTTATGCAACAGATTCCATTTACCGCTACACCCGAGCCATCTCCTATGATATCCAAGATATTAAGCAGAAGTCATTTGTCCTCAATGAGCCTGCACAGCTGGTGGCCGTGCACCTCCAAGGCGCTAACGTAAATCACGCAG TGAAGCTAAAAATGGCTATATATCGTCCGAAAGGCACTGTAAAGAATAATCCTATTGCACTGGGAATCAAAGGGAGCAATCTGTGTTTATCGTGTATGCCAAAAGAAGGTGCAGAAGGgcagccagagctacagttggaG GAAGCAGACATCCTTCGGCACATTGACAAATCCAAACTGGGCCGCTTCATCTTCAACAGGATTGATATCGGGGACACCACAAGGTTTGAATCAGCAGCGTTCCCCGGTTGGTTCATTTGCACCTCCGCCCAGTCCAATGAGGCTGTTGGCATGACTGACCAGATTGGGCAAGTTGCAATCGTCGATTATACTCTCACAAACTAA